The Nitrospinaceae bacterium genomic sequence CCGGGGGCAAGAGATAGTAGCCTCCCCCGGAAGGCAGCCAGCGCGCTCGCTAGCGTGGCCGCGCTGGAGTTGTAGTTGAGCATGAATATGGTCTCGAGTGAGCCCCATTCTCGAAGCGCCTCTCCCGTCATGTGGGCAAAGCGAGATAGGTCGTCGGCACAGATCCAGCGGTGGACGATTCCCTTGAAAAGATTTCGGTTCTTTTCGATTTGAAAGCTGCGCAGGGTCTCGGCAGGTTGTTCACCAAGACGTTCATAAACACGGCCCAGGCTGGTTCGCACCGCCTTTGCATTCCCGAAGGCAAGCGCCTGCGCGATGAAAGCGGCAACTTCGCGGTCATCCCTGCGTGGATAGCGATGCACTAGTCCAAGGGGGTCTGAGTCTAGGAAGAAGGGCCCATAGGTTTTCATCAGGGCATCGAGCCGGGATTTGACGGCGGACACATTTGCGGGACGAAGGGGCATTAGAACGCCCCGCTCGAATCGAGTATCAGGGTAACGGGCCCATCGTTGATTAATTCAACATCCATCATGGCGCCAAATCTACCCGTGGCGGTGGTCACGCCGAGTTTTCCAACCTCGGCGACGA encodes the following:
- a CDS encoding TIGR02757 family protein, producing MPLRPANVSAVKSRLDALMKTYGPFFLDSDPLGLVHRYPRRDDREVAAFIAQALAFGNAKAVRTSLGRVYERLGEQPAETLRSFQIEKNRNLFKGIVHRWICADDLSRFAHMTGEALREWGSLETIFMLNYNSSAATLASALAAFRGRLLSLAPGGASKKGFSYLLPDPTRGGASKRMNLFLKWMIRQEDGVDLGLWKGPRSDQLTIPLDTHIARIGRLLGLTDRKTPNLKMAEEITDSLRLLCPDDPTRYDFAISRLGILGHCPSRPDVSICTECPLQDICRHWQGESRRKTRQKPKRPAPAGGAIR